Proteins from a genomic interval of Papaver somniferum cultivar HN1 chromosome 4, ASM357369v1, whole genome shotgun sequence:
- the LOC113275020 gene encoding MADS-box transcription factor 6-like — protein MGRGRVELKRIENKINRQVTFSKRRNGLLKKAYELSVLCDAEVGLIIFSSRGKLYEFASAGMNRTLERYQRCCYTPQDSSAAERETQSWYQEVSKLKAKYESLQRSQRHLLGEDLGPLSVKELQSLEKQLEGALSQARQRKTQIMMEQMEELRRKERHLGDINKQLKNKLETEGQGSLRAIQASWESSAMVANNNYSVHPSQSNSMDCEPTLQIGYHNYVQQHQQQQQQQQEEANLARNVGNSSENNFIQGWAL, from the exons atgggTAGAGGAAGAGTGGAACTAAAGAGAATAGAGAATAAGATTAATAGACAAGTAACATTCTCAAAGAGAAGAAATGGTTTACTTAAAAAAGCTTATGAACTTTCTGTTCTTTGTGATGCTGAAGTTGGTTTGATTATCTTCTCTAGCCGTGGTAAACTCTATGAGTTCGCTAGTGCCGG TATGAACAGAACTCTTGAGCGATATCAGCGTTGTTGTTACACTCCTCAAGACAGCTCTGCTGCCGAGCGTGAAACCCAG AGCTGGTACCAAGAAGTGTCAAAGTTGAAGGCAAAATATGAATCCCTACAGCGCTCACAAAG GCATTTGCTTGGAGAAGATCTTGGACCTCTTAGTGTGAAAGAGTTGCAGAGTCTTGAGAAGCAACTCGAAGGAGCCCTTTCCCAAGCTAGGCAAAGAAAG ACACAAATAATGATGGAACAGATGGAAGAACTCCGCAGAAAG GAACGACACCTTGGAGATataaacaagcagctgaaaaataaG CTTGAAACCGAAGGCCAAGGATCATTGAGAGCAATTCAGGCATCATGGGAATCTAGTGCAATGGTTGCTAACAATAACTATTCTGTTCATCCATCTCAATCTAATTCCATGGATTGTGAACCCACTTTGCAGATAGG GTACCACAACTATGTCCaacaacaccagcagcagcaacaacaacaacaggaagAAGCAAACCTTGCTAGGAATGTTGGGAATAGCAGTGAGAATAACTTCATCCAGGGATGGGCCCTCTGA